One Triticum dicoccoides isolate Atlit2015 ecotype Zavitan chromosome 5B, WEW_v2.0, whole genome shotgun sequence genomic window carries:
- the LOC119310452 gene encoding uncharacterized protein LOC119310452 → MAPPPPPPIDAPLRLPPLPADTILEILSRVGDATAVVRCAATCKAWRRLILEPSFLSRGRAGRSDPSPLLGFFFLDTSQKLPRRRLYLRRPTRFLPLGPSQSQATALPLSHFLPKPDAAGLSGFAPVTSGAGGLLALRRSPASSCDLVRICVCDPVAGTSTFLPPLPPTTSPENIVFLDADGSSFRLLAAMDRPNGIRLRVFSSQTRQWGTAVTAQLPGNMVVHLCSPAVVHRGAVHWICGTRALPNALHALAVRPGQADVSVCRFDLPLRAGIHRLNHAAEAVRLFSSAQGCLSLVLLDEPVNVISIWNLEDDSTHGNSWELHKMVHLTSVLPSTILDPSAGWGLSVVALCDQSGSLFLRAVGEGGLFVLNLETEAMSRVRNDHCAKFLCPYVANLSSCLGAMKNF, encoded by the coding sequence atggcgccgccgccgccaccgccgatagACGCGCCTCTGCGGCTTCCGCCTCTCCCGGCGGACACCATCTTGGAGATCTTGTCCCGCGTGGGCGACGCCACCGCCGTCGTGCGCTGCGCAGCCACCTGCAAAGCATGGCGCCGCCTCATCCTGGAGCCGTCCTTCCTCTCCCGCGGTCGCGCCGGGCGCTCCGACCCCTCCCCTCTCCTCGGCTTCTTCTTCCTGGACACTTCCCAAAAGCTGCCCCGTCGCCGCCTCTACCTCCGCCGCCCCACGCGCTTCCTCCCCCTCGGCCCCTCTCAGTCGCAGGCAACCGCCCTCCCCCTGTCCCACTTCTTGCCGAAGCCGGACGCGGCCGGCCTCAGCGGGTTCGCCCCCGTCACGTCAGGCGCCGGCGGGCTCCTTGCCCTCCGCCGTTCCCCGGCCAGCTCGTGCGACCTCGTCAGGATCTGCGTCTGCGACCCCGTGGCCGGGACCTCcaccttcctcccccctctcccgCCCACAACATCCCCCGAGAACATCGTCTTCCTCGACGCCGATGGCTCCTCGTTCCGCCTGCTTGCGGCGATGGACCGCCCAAATGGGATCCGCCTGCGCGTCTTCTCCTCCCAGACCAGGCAGTGGGGCACGGCTGTGACGGCCCAACTTCCTGGTAACATGGTGGTCCACCTCTGCTCCCCTGCCGTCGTCCACCGTGGTGCCGTCCACTGGATATGCGGCACCCGTGCCCTCCCGAATGCGCTGCACGCACTGGCCGTTCGCCCCGGCCAGGCCGATGTCTCGGTGTGCCGATTCGACCTTCCGCTGCGCGCAGGCATTCACCGCCTGAACCATGCCGCAGAAGCCGTTCGCCTGTTCAGTTCAGCTCAGGGGTGTCTCTCCTTGGTTCTCCTGGATGAACCTGTGAATGTGATCTCCATCTGGAACTTGGAAGACGACAGCACCCATGGCAACTCGTGGGAGCTTCACAAGATGGTACATCTGACGTCGGTGTTGCCGTCGACAATCCTTGATCCTTCTGCCGGGTGGGGGCTCTCTGTCGTAGCATTGTGCGACCAGAGTGGCTCCTTGTTCTTGCGTGCTGTGGGCGAGGGCGGCCTTTTTGTGCTCAACCTGGAGACGGAGGCGATGTCGAGGGTACGCAATGACCACTGCGCCAAGTTCCTATGCCCATATGTGGCGAATCTGAGTTCTTGCCTGGGAGCCATGAAGAATTTCTGA